Proteins from one Trichoplusia ni isolate ovarian cell line Hi5 chromosome 9, tn1, whole genome shotgun sequence genomic window:
- the LOC113497729 gene encoding juvenile hormone acid O-methyltransferase gives MNNAELYQRSNNLQKRDAIVFLEQYAPKMKWKKSNNRILDIGCGDGSVTNMLKKYIPVDFKLLGCDISEKMVNYANDHHCNEQTSFTVLDIEGDLPEGMKGNFDHVFSFYALHWIINQERAFRNIFNLLDYKGECFMIFVAGAPVFDVYRILAHNNKWSKWLQDVDKYISPYHDSQEPAKEIRAMAEKIGFVDIDVDCKDLVFVYEDVDILRKAMTAINPFKVPQELYDDFMDDYLEILKEMNLVDKINNNYGKTVPFNYRLLVVYARKPSQDKMLDLSLENSTKE, from the exons ATGAATAACGCCGAACTGTATCAAAGAAGCAATAATTTGCAGAAGAGGGACGCGATTGTTTTTTTAGAACAATACGCGCCTAAAATGAAATGGAAGAAGAGTAATAATAGGATTTTAGATATAGGGTGCGGAGATGGTAGCGTCACGAATATGTTGAAGAAATACATCCCCGTGGATTTTAAGTTGTTGGGGTGTGATATAAGCGAGAAGATGGTGAATTACGCGAATGATCATCATTGCAACGAGCAGACCTCGTTCACAGTCCTGGACATCGAGGGAGACCTGCCGGAGGGGATGAAGGGAAACTTTGATCACGTTTTCTCGTTTTATGCCCTGCACTGGATCATCAACCAAGA gcgaGCATTCAGAAACATTTTCAACCTACTGGACTACAAAGGGGAGTGTTTCATGATCTTCGTGGCTGGAGCTCCGGTGTTTGACGTCTACCGCATACTGGCTCACAACAACAAGTGGAGCAAATGGCTACAGGATGTCGACAAATACATCTCTCCGTACCATGACTCACAG GAACCAGCAAAAGAAATTAGAGCAATGGCTGAAAAGATAGGCTTCGTCGACATCGATGTGGATTGCAAAGACTTGGTTTTCGTTTATGAAGACGTTGATATACTGAGAA AGGCAATGACAGCAATAAACCCGTTCAAAGTCCCACAAGAATTGTACGATGATTTCATGGAtgattatttagaaatattaaaggAAATGAACCTTGTGGACAAAATCAACAATAATTACGGAAAAACTGTTCCATTTAATTATAGATTGTTAGTTGTGTATGCCCGCAAACCGTCACAGGATAAAATGTTAGATCTGAGTTTAGAGAACTCCACAAAAGAATAG
- the LOC113497459 gene encoding juvenile hormone acid O-methyltransferase-like isoform X3: MNHPDMYNISNAIQKKAAIQCLDEFGKKINWSNNGDNAVDLGCGDGSVTNILKKYMPRNYRKLVACDISEKAVKYANEHHSDENTSFRVLDIEGELPEEMRGEFNHVFSFYALHWIHDQEKAFRNIYSLLSDGGDCLLTFLGYMPCYSVYSVLSRCNKWESWLKDIDLFISPYHTMQDPDIKVKEMMEEIGFRNINVTCKEMLYVFDSVEAIKNTVKAIEPFDMPKDVYEDFMQDYYAVAQELGLMEINNNNVGESSINCSYCLLVVCASK; the protein is encoded by the exons ATGAACCACCCTGATATGTACAACATATCAAATGCAATACAGAAGAAAGCGGCCATCCAATGCCTGGATGAATTCGGGAAGAAAATCAACTGGAGCAATAATGGAGACAACGCAGTAGACTTAGGATGCGGAGACGGAAGCGTTACCAACATACTGAAAAAATACATGCCTAGGAATTACAGGAAACTGGTAGCTTGTGACATCAGTGAAAAAGCAGTTAAATATGCAAATGAGCATCACAGCGATGAAAATACTAGTTTCAGAGTATTGGATATAGAAGGGGAACTGCCGGAAGAAATGCGAGGGGAATTCAACCACGTTTTCTCCTTTTACGCTTTACACTGGATACATGATCAAGA gaaagCGTTTAGGAACATCTACAGTCTCCTTTCGGATGGTGGTGACTGCCTCTTGACGTTCCTCGGGTATATGCCGTGCTACAGTGTGTACAGTGTCCTGTCTCGATGCAATAAATGGGAGTCCTGGCTGAAGGACATCGATTTGTTCATATCCCCTTATCACACGATGCAG GATCCAGATATTAAAGTTAAGGAGATGATGGAAGAAATCGGTTTCAGAAATATCAACGTCACATGCAAGGAAATGCTGTACGTCTTCGACAGTGTAGAAGCAATAAAAA ACACAGTAAAAGCAATAGAGCCTTTCGATATGCCGAAAGACGTGTACGAAGATTTCATGCAAGACTATTACGCCGTGGCTCAGGAACTTGGACTTATggaaataaacaacaacaatgttGGAGAATCTTCAATAAATTGTAGTTATTGTCTGCTCGTCGTATGCGCTAGCAAGTGA
- the LOC113497459 gene encoding juvenile hormone acid O-methyltransferase-like isoform X2, which yields MITTTMNHPDMYNISNAIQKKAAIQCLDEFGKKINWSNNGDNAVDLGCGDGSVTNILKKYMPRNYRKLVACDISEKAVKYANEHHSDENTSFRVLDIEGELPEEMRGEFNHVFSFYALHWIHDQEKAFRNIYSLLSDGGDCLLTFLGYMPCYSVYSVLSRCNKWESWLKDIDLFISPYHTMQDPDIKVKEMMEEIGFRNINVTCKEMLYVFDSVEAIKNTVKAIEPFDMPKDVYEDFMQDYYAVAQELGLMEINNNNVGESSINCSYCLLVVCASK from the exons AACCACAATGAACCACCCTGATATGTACAACATATCAAATGCAATACAGAAGAAAGCGGCCATCCAATGCCTGGATGAATTCGGGAAGAAAATCAACTGGAGCAATAATGGAGACAACGCAGTAGACTTAGGATGCGGAGACGGAAGCGTTACCAACATACTGAAAAAATACATGCCTAGGAATTACAGGAAACTGGTAGCTTGTGACATCAGTGAAAAAGCAGTTAAATATGCAAATGAGCATCACAGCGATGAAAATACTAGTTTCAGAGTATTGGATATAGAAGGGGAACTGCCGGAAGAAATGCGAGGGGAATTCAACCACGTTTTCTCCTTTTACGCTTTACACTGGATACATGATCAAGA gaaagCGTTTAGGAACATCTACAGTCTCCTTTCGGATGGTGGTGACTGCCTCTTGACGTTCCTCGGGTATATGCCGTGCTACAGTGTGTACAGTGTCCTGTCTCGATGCAATAAATGGGAGTCCTGGCTGAAGGACATCGATTTGTTCATATCCCCTTATCACACGATGCAG GATCCAGATATTAAAGTTAAGGAGATGATGGAAGAAATCGGTTTCAGAAATATCAACGTCACATGCAAGGAAATGCTGTACGTCTTCGACAGTGTAGAAGCAATAAAAA ACACAGTAAAAGCAATAGAGCCTTTCGATATGCCGAAAGACGTGTACGAAGATTTCATGCAAGACTATTACGCCGTGGCTCAGGAACTTGGACTTATggaaataaacaacaacaatgttGGAGAATCTTCAATAAATTGTAGTTATTGTCTGCTCGTCGTATGCGCTAGCAAGTGA